The Chitinophaga caeni genome segment CAAGATCACCAACCTACGGGCAATGAATTTAACATCTTCCCCACCTTCTATCATCCGCGCGAGATAGTACACTGCCGCATTAGGATCGCTGCCGCGGATTGACTTAATAAAAGCGGAAATAATATCATAATGCTGTTCGCCCGATTTGTCATAGATTGCAACCCGTTGTTGTGCGATTTCCATCACTTTTTTATCCGTAATCACGATAGGGTCTTCTTGCAAAGTATCAACCACCAATTCAAATAAGTTCAACAATTTACGGGCATCGCCGCCGGCAATATTAAAGAGGGCAGAGGTTTCTTCTAATTCAATGTTATGCGAAGCCAGCCAAGGATCTTTCACCATCGCCTGTTGCAATAGTTTCAAAAACTCATCGGGACCCAGTGGTTTTAACACGTACACCTGGCTACGCGATAGTAAGGCCGCATTTACTTCGAAGGATGGATTTTCCGTCGTGGCTCCTATCAAGGTAATAATACCTTTCTCTACGGCGCCCAGCAAAGCATCTTGCTGCGACTTATTGAAACGGTGGATTTCATCTATAAACAATACAGCATGTTGCTGCCGCTTAGCTATTTCTATTACTTCGCGGACTTCCTTTACTCCCGCCGCAATGGCGCTCAAAGTGTAAAACGGCACCTGCAAAGTATGCGCGATGATGTTTGCAATGGTAGTTTTTCCAACGCCAGGCGGTCCCCATAAAATCATGGAAGGAATTTTACCTTGCTCCAAGGCTTTACGGAGGATGCTACCTTCCCCGGTTAAATGCTCCTGCCCCACCAGGTCTGTCAAAACCTGTGGACGCAATCTTTCTGCTAATGGTACGGATGAATTTGTGTTCATACTGCTTTGCTTTTTCCTGTGAAAAGGTTCGGGTTAGTTTAGCAAAGCTATTACTCATAGCCCTTTGCGTAATTTATTGATAGGAATCGTCATCCAATATCTCCATGTCATCGCCCTGCGAATCTTTCCATTTGCTGACGAAACGAAGAGATAAGATTACATTGGCAATAATTAAAGTGCTGTACACGATATAAAAAATGCACATCGCTTTGAATAACAGGATTAATTGTTCTTTGGTAACACCTGAATCCTTAAAATAATCGGGATTTTGCCGTAACGCCATATCCTCTATCATGTTCAGATTGGCTAAAACAACGGTACCTGATAATAGAAAAAGAATCGCGATTGCCATACAAATGTATCCCATCACTCGGATGCCGCCAGGTGTGCTGTGCTTCATCGGCAAATTAGGATCCATCATATGCCTTTGTAAAGCCTGGCTTAAAATAGAAT includes the following:
- a CDS encoding replication-associated recombination protein A; amino-acid sequence: MNTNSSVPLAERLRPQVLTDLVGQEHLTGEGSILRKALEQGKIPSMILWGPPGVGKTTIANIIAHTLQVPFYTLSAIAAGVKEVREVIEIAKRQQHAVLFIDEIHRFNKSQQDALLGAVEKGIITLIGATTENPSFEVNAALLSRSQVYVLKPLGPDEFLKLLQQAMVKDPWLASHNIELEETSALFNIAGGDARKLLNLFELVVDTLQEDPIVITDKKVMEIAQQRVAIYDKSGEQHYDIISAFIKSIRGSDPNAAVYYLARMIEGGEDVKFIARRLVILASEDIGNANPNALLLATNCFQAVNMIGYPESRIILSQCVTYLAASPKSNAAYMAINTAQSIVSKTGDLPVPMQIRNAPTKLMKDQGYGKDYKYAHDYQGNFVTQEFLPDAIKGTKFYDPGKNPREEDLRKYLRSLWKDKYGY